The genomic stretch TTTGAAACTAGTTAAGAAAATATAAAAACACGCAGTTAATTTTAAACTGTGTGTTTTTATATTGGTTAACATAATCTTTATTATATGAATATTGTGAAATAGTGAATATTATATTCGTATTTTGAATAATCTAACATAAAAAGACCGCAATGATTATAATACCTTTAAAGTAAACACTAAATAAAAAGCAGAAATGTTATAATTTAGTATGAAACTTTGGAGGTATTTTTATTATGGGAAAACATATTAAAAGAACATATGAGTTTAAACAAATGGTAGTTGAAGAAATTCTTGCCGGAAAGAGCTATTCATATGTATCAAAAAAATATAATATACTTGATGGAACTATTGCGAATTGGAAGAAAAAATATTTAAACGGAACACTTGCGATAGATAATCGTGGCAGAACACCGGAACCAGTGGAAGATATTGATATTCTAAAAAAGTCTTATGCTCTGCTGATGGAAATCCGGAACAAGCAAGCCGAATAGAAAAATACCAGATTATAGATAAACTTAAATCGACTTATCCGGTTACAAAAATATGTCGAGTATTAAATATTATTCCGCAAAGCTATTATAAATGGGTGCGTCAGAATAAACCGATTATGAATAATTTTAATGAAGTCATTGCTTCAATTATTTCAGCAGAGCACAAAACATTGAACAAAACGTATGGAACAATTCGTTTAAAGCATCACATTGAAAAGAAGTATGGATTATGTCTAAATCACAAGAAGATTCGCAGATATAAGAACGCCCTATCTCTAGAAGTTATCGTAAGAAAAAGAAAACCCCTCTACCTGAATAAATCAAAAGAAAAACTTATAAAAAACAAAGCTCCGAACAGACTCAATAGTAACTTCACGTCGTTCGCGCCGTATGAAAAACTTTCCTCAGATGTGAGTTATATCAAATGCACCGACGGAACATTGTATTTGTCGGCAATCAAGGATTTATTTAATAATGAGATTGTATCATATCC from Culicoidibacter larvae encodes the following:
- a CDS encoding transposase, with protein sequence MGKHIKRTYEFKQMVVEEILAGKSYSYVSKKYNILDGTIANWKKKYLNGTLAIDNRGRTPEPVEDIDILKKSYALLMEIRNKQAE
- a CDS encoding IS3 family transposase; the encoded protein is MCRVLNIIPQSYYKWVRQNKPIMNNFNEVIASIISAEHKTLNKTYGTIRLKHHIEKKYGLCLNHKKIRRYKNALSLEVIVRKRKPLYLNKSKEKLIKNKAPNRLNSNFTSFAPYEKLSSDVSYIKCTDGTLYLSAIKDLFNNEIVSYPTSSKNNVELIFASYRNIPQGETTNSVIHTDQGALYFAYEYLDMISQLGYQRSMSQKGCCWQNSPIENWFSQLKEEWLRPRQPFTKKEAQHEIKKYVQWYNTERIQKDLRYLSPAQYKLKIKQLFIYCLLDRY